The Neurospora crassa OR74A linkage group IV, whole genome shotgun sequence genome has a segment encoding these proteins:
- a CDS encoding multidrug transporter has protein sequence MHAFRGRPPPDVSEKEKGDTGSQLGEDADTLHPSDSVSNRNFYGHAQVHEGPRPNIRTELKKDDAYDELPFSYSKSTKWMILTVVFLIQTSMNFNTSLYSNGLTGISEEFGIRLQEARWGAAIFLITYAFGCELWAPWSEEFGRKKVLQTSLFLVNIWCIPVALAPNFATILVGRALGGLSCAGGSVTLGMIADMYEPADQQVAVSFIVFSSVGGSVLGPIVGGFVETYLDWRWCIWIQLLFGGFVQFLHLLLVPETRCTIHLDRIAKKRRKSGMAPNLYGPNELCPFRQRFSWKEVIKKWGRPFRMFVTEPIVLTLSLLSGFSDALIFMQIQSFVLVYNQWGFSKIQLGLAFVPIGLGYLIAWLSFLPVFKRNKRARDLKPHSEHAQYESRLWWLLWTAPCLPIGLIIFAWTCSGPPIHWIGTMVGSTMIGIANYSIYMATIDYMICAYGPYSASATGGNGWARDFLAGVLTVPATPFVSNIGGTRHLEIANTILFAISLLLVAAIYITYIYGPTLRKKSKYAQKLAKNTTLDEFGRSRPPSQISDRDQLCL, from the exons ATGCACGCCTTCCGTGGCCGACCACCGCCCGATGTATcagaaaaggagaaaggtGATACTGGTTCACAGCTGGGAGAAGATGCCGACACATTGCACCCTTCAGACTCGGTTTCCAACAGAAATTTCTATGGTCACGCACAAGTCCATGAGGGACCACGGCCGAACATCAGGACCGAACTGAAAAAGGATGATGCCTACGACGAACTCCCCTTCTCGTACTCCAAGTCCACGAAATGGATGATTCTCACCGTCGTCTTTCTCATCCAGACATCTATGAACTTCAACACGTCACTGTACTCCAACGGTCTGACCGGCATCTCTGAAGAATTTGGCATCAGGCTTCAGGAAGCCCGCTGGGGCGCagccatcttcctcatcacctATGCCTTTGGGTGCGAGCTTTGGGCGCCTTGGTCAGAGGAGTTTGGTCGCAAAAAGGTTCTGCAGACCTCGCTCTTTCTGGTCAATATTTGGTGCATCCCGGTCGCTCTCGCTCCCAATTTCGCAACCATCCTCGTTGGTCGGGCCCTGGGAGGCTTATCATGCGCTGGTGGCAGTGTCACTCTCGGCATGATTGCCGATATGTACGAGCCTGCTGACCAGCAGGTTGCCGTCTCATTCATCGTCTTTTCCTCGGTGGGCGGATCAGTGCTTGGCCCCATCGTCGGCGGATTTGTCGAGACCTATCTAGACTGGAGGTGGTGCATCTGGATCCAGCTGCTCTTTGGTGGTTTCGTTCAGTTTCTTCACCTACTCCTTGTTCCAGAGACGAGATGTACTATCCATCTCGACAGAATCGCCAAGAAGCGCAGAAAGTCAGGCATGGCGCCCAATCTCTACGGCCCCAATGAACTCTGTCCTTTCCGTCAACGCTTCAGCTGGAAAGAGGTGATAAAAAAGTGGGGCCGTCCCTTTCGGATGTTTGTTACGGAGCCGATCGTCCTCACTCTCTCACTACTGTCAGGATTCTCTGATGCCCTCATCTTTATGCAGATCCAGTCCTTTGTTCTGGTCTACAATCAATGGGGATTTTCCAAGATCCAACTTGGCCTTGCTTTCGTCCCAATTGGCTTAGGGTACCTGATCGCCTGGCTGTCCTTCTTACCAGTCTTTAAGCGCAACAAGAGGGCGCGCGATCTGAAACCGCATAGCGAGCATGCGCAGTATGAATCTCGGCTATGGTGGCTTCTCTGGACTGCGCCATGCTTGCCCATAGGTTTGATCATTTTTGCATGGACGTGCAGTGGACCGCCCATACATTGGATTGGGACCATGGTCGGGTCTACCATGATTGGCATTGCAAACTACTCCATCTATATGGCCACCATAGAC TATATGATCTGCGCTTACGGTCCCTACTCAGCTTCTGCTACCGGAGGTAACGGCTGGGCTCGCGACTTCCTTGCTGGTGTTCTAACGGTGCCGGCCACGCCCTTCGTCAGCAACATTGGCGGGACGAGGCACTTGGAAATCGCAAACACCATTCTATTCGCTatatcccttcttcttgttgcggCTATCTACATAACGTATATCTACGGACCAACTCTCCGTAAGAAGTCCAAATACGCGCAAAAGCTGGCCAAAAATACCACCCTAGATGAGTTCGGACGCTCGCGGCCTCCTTCCCAAATCTCCGATCGGGACCAGCTCTGTCTCTGA
- a CDS encoding ATP-dependent RNA helicase dbp-7 encodes MADDGDMFLNFEIGDAPIKQTVKYTGGRWRDRVKAQKGEKGGQDQSKQASTARRDTGADYYTNRAAKRQRTEDGDSGRFSKTPRTGNAAERGPPPPPTHAMKTGLVSSRLFTSNPVPVTDFEELPQAEEAEPAQPSNAPLSAEAENFLSLGLSRRVSQHLATKLEMKAPTAIQKNTIPQLVKEDSDAFLQAETGSGKTLAYLLPIVHRILALSHNEDGTPKTTKVHRNSGLFAIILAPTRELCKQIAVVLEKVLRCAPWLVCTTVIGGESKKSEKARIRKGVNILIATPGRLTDHLDNTKVLDVGTVRWLVLDEGDRMMEMGFEDDIKTIVGKIRAGTLQKKNAEGVVLDGVLPSRRVTVLCSATMKMNVQKLGEISLEDAVHITASKSDMEKDAETGAVETAFSAPAQLKQAAIVTPAKLRLVTLIALLKSTFARKGSVMKAIIFISCADSVDYHFELLKSTTPRAEPEPKPEGEAPTKPNIHIESTVAPATYITSPANPTVMLHKLHGSLAQPVRSATLKAFSECKDPAVLITTDISSRGLDVPAVELVIEYDPAFAVPDHVHRIGRTARAGRAGKAVLFLLPGSEEGYISILPKSTPIAPQLYDSILQKGFATNINVPGTESGVLETDRQSWASRAEALQLHFEQRLLAPLPGATPVFESKSEKFAASKQGKKGKKDAKKDENKTPDNPLLVSARQAFRSHIRAYATHVREERVYFDITALHLGHMAKAFGLREAPGGIGGGVSRRTHRPVQPGDKTNKTSKSVGDGTARRPKKDDDDERDFGAADEDAGRRMKEKMKMMMGNMASEFNLG; translated from the coding sequence ATGGCGGACGACGGTGACATGTTCCTCAACTTTGAGATCGGAGATGCTCCGATCAAGCAGACGGTCAAGTACACAGGTGGCCGGTGGAGGGACAGAGTCAAGGCGCAAAAGGGCGAGAAGGGTGGACAGGATCAGTCAAAACAGGCCTCGACAGCTCGACGAGATACCGGCGCCGACTACTACACGAACAGAGCCGCGAAACGTCAACGGACAGAAGATGGCGACTCTGGCAGATTCTCCAAGACCCCACGAACAGGCAATGCCGCCGAGAGaggtccgccgccgccgccgacacATGCCATGAAGACTGGCCTCGTATCGTCGCGACTGTTTACTTCGAATCCCGTTCCCGTAACCGACTTCGAGGAGCTTCCCCAAGCCGAAGAAGCCGAGCCTGCACAACCTTCGAACGCTCCCCTCAGTGCCGAAGCAGAGAACTTCCTCTCGTTGGGTCTCTCCCGACGTGTATCCCAGCACCTGGCGACGAAGCTCGAGATGAAGGCCCCGACCGCCATCCAGAAGAACACGATACCACAACTAGTCAAGGAGGATAGCGATGCCTTCCTCCAAGCCGAGACGGGTTCCGGAAAGACGCTAGCATACCTTCTCCCCATTGTCCACAGGATATTGGCCCTCAGTCACAACGAGGACGGTACCCCAAAGACCACCAAAGTGCACCGCAACTCGGGACTCTTTGCTATCATTCTTGCTCCTACCCGCGAACTCTGCAAGCAAATTGCCGTTGTCCTCGAAAAGGTGCTGCGCTGTGCTCCTTGGCTAGTCTGCACCACGGTAATAGGTGGTGAAAGCAAAAAGTCAGAGAAGGCGCGCATCAGAAAGGGTGTCAACATCCTAATCGCTACTCCCGGTCGCTTGACAGATCATCTCGACAACACAAAGGTTCTCGACGTTGGTACGGTCCGCTGGTTGGTACTCGATGAAGGTGATCGCATGATGGAAATGGGTTTCGAGGACGATATCAAGACTATTGTTGGCAAGATCAGGGCTGGTACACtacagaagaagaacgccGAGGGTGTGGTTTTGGACGGCGTTCTCCCTTCGAGGAGAGTCACGGTTCTTTGCTCGGCTACAATGAAAATGAACGTCCAGAAGCTGGGTGAGATCAGTTTGGAGGATGCTGTCCACATCACAGCGTCCAAGAGCGATATGGAGAAGGATGCGGAGACTGGTGCTGTTGAGACGGCATTCTCCGCGCCCGCCCAGCTAAAGCAGGCCGCTATCGTCACACCCGCCAAGTTGCGCCTGGTGACGCTTATTGCCTTGCTCAAGTCAACTTTTGCCAGGAAGGGCTCGGTCATGAAGGctatcatcttcatctcgtGTGCTGACTCGGTTGACTATCACTTTGAGCTTCTCAAGTCTACCACACCGCGTGCTGAGCCCGAGCCCAAGCCTGAAGGCGAAGCTCCCACCAAGCCGAACATCCACATCGAGTCGACCGTCGCGCCAGCAACATACATTACCTCCCCAGCCAACCCTACGGTGATGCTACACAAGCTCCACGGTTCGCTCGCCCAGCCCGTCCGTAGCGCCACCCTCAAGGCCTTCAGCGAATGCAAGGACCCCGCCGtgctcatcaccaccgatATCTCCTCCCGTGGTCTCGATGTCCCGGCCGTCGAACTTGTCATCGAGTACGACCCGGCCTTCGCCGTGCCTGACCACGTCCACCGTATCGGTCGTACCGCCCGTGCCGGTCGCGCCGGTAAAGCcgtgctcttcctcctccccggGTCCGAAGAAGGCTACATTTCCATCCTGCCCAAATCGACCCCCATCGCACCCCAGCTGTACGATTCCATCCTCCAAAAGGGCTTCGCCACAAACATCAACGTGCCTGGCACCGAGTCCGGAGTCCTCGAAACCGATCGTCAATCTTGGGCCTCCCGCGCCGAAGCTCTTCAACTACACTTCGAACAGCGTCTCCTCGCTCCTCTGCCCGGCGCCACGCCCGTCTTTGAATCCAAAAGCGAGAAATTTGCCGCCTCCAAGCagggcaagaagggcaagaaggacGCCAAGAAGGATGAGAACAAAACACCTGACAACCCTCTCCTCGTCTCCGCCCGCCAAGCCTTCCGCTCGCACATTCGTGCGTACGCCACGCACGTTCGCGAGGAGCGCGTCTACTTTGACATTACCGCGCTGCATCTCGGTCACATGGCCAAGGCGTTCGGGTTACGCGAGGCTCCCGGTGGAATTGGCGGCGGTGTTTCCAGGAGGACGCACAGGCCCGTGCAGCCGGGTGACAAGACAAATAAGACGAGCAAGTCTGTGGGCGATGGCACCGCTAGGAGGCcgaagaaggatgatgatgatgagagggACTTTGGTGCGGCGGATGAGGATGCGGgcaggaggatgaaggagaagatgaagatgatgatgggcaaTATGGCTAGCGAGTTCAACTTGGGTTAA
- a CDS encoding RING-4 has product MGENDYGDNAFVNRHVPEEGTAPATAGHSAQPVPAPTSGSFPSSNAVALMSSHHGDMPSVAPAAAASGPGSGPGPVRTQKKRAQVSKACQRCRRLQKGCSESRPCQRCIGVGLEDQCLRSERMIGCHQSGSRQHGQHHQTQTHVLLPRTHAHAGGLAPATATAPDSTGTTATTTWSFTQLPASPESLVNYPLSGGAASASSPHQVQQHHHHQQQQHFNPLPKPVLDHCITRFFSRLYPTIPILTPTYINHLLHISSSPQLSQRLPLDDRGAEAQTLLLSLCALTLLQIEHPSECLFTSIGIPHSNSVYGRLLFEEAQASHHRHLLASGTGTGAGTERKQDEEEPEEEEEEKEEYGKRGGEMTRTRKMLADRLFWVLLVSERSHGIRYRRPITLQITPTTPSLPVDLAGCADDPELAGLASLVALFRPLDTGFMALLNQEVTMTSSSAFGSPAMVAGPLDVVERAIAEAVPGPSPGSGPGLSSGPVSLPSMSPDGHLMDSIMCVSSPPRPPPSPPPPPPPPNTTTPSLLPTTSSHFHTTQIANLKITQLWLRVILWQIRLRIGLLIPPPSAPPVASPATIKESLTYHHPLSIAHQLVQVTKSLPLESIRVHGVGLTEKVFDVACAMVDVLAKVPLEDRRRFAGPTATGSLLEVLTRERQEEEEREDLEWIRGLIHRLPGGSAIYNDLLGKHIAGVLPDWGLRVG; this is encoded by the exons ATGGGCGAGAATGACTATGGCGATAACGCTTTCGTCAACCGACATGTCCCCGAGGAGGGAACCGCTCCTGCGACTGCTGGCCATTCGGCTCAACCCGTACCTGCACCTACAAGCGGCTCGTTTCCCTCGTCCAATGCGGTAGCGTTGATGTCGTCGCATCACGGTGACATGCCTTCAgtagcaccagcagcagcagcttccgGTCCAGGTtcaggtccaggtccagtACGAACACAGAAGAAGAGAGCCCAGGTGTCCAAGGCCTGTCAACGATGCAGAAGACTGCAAAAGGGGTGTAGCGAATCGAGGCCATGTCAGAGGTGCATCGGTGTCGGATTGGAGGATCAATGTCTCAGGAGCGAGAGGATGATTGGGTGTCATCAAAGTGGAAGTCGACAACATGGACAACATCACCAGACGCAGACACATGTTCTACTGCCCCGAACTCATGCACATGCCGGCGGACTGGCACCCGCTACAGCTACGGCCCCAGATTCAACAGGgacgacagcaacaacgacatGGTCCTTCACCCAACTCCCAGCCAGCCCCGAGAGTCTGGTCAACTACCCTCTCTCAGGCGGTGCAGCATCAGCCAGCTCTCCTCACCAGGTtcagcagcatcatcatcatcaacaacagcagcactTCAACCCTCTCCCCAAGCCAGTACTCGACCACTGCATCACCCGCTTCTTCTCCCGCCTCTACCCCACCATTCCCATCCTCACCCCTACCTACAtcaaccacctcctccacatctcttcctccccccaGCTCAGCCAACGCCTACCTCTAGATGACAGAGGCGCCGAAGCCCAAACCTtactcctctctctctgcgCCCTGACCCTCCTCCAAATCGAACACCCTTCCGAATGTCTCTTCACCTCCATCGGCATCCCGCACTCCAACTCCGTTTACGGCCGTTTACTCTTTGAAGAAGCACAAGCCAGCCACCATCGTCACCTTTTGGCTTCGGGCACAGGCACAGGTGCCGGTACAG aaagaaaacaagacgaagaagaaccagaagaagaagaagaagaaaaagaggaatatGGGAAAAGAGGGGGTGAGATGACGCGGACAAGGAAAATGCTGGCGGATCGGTTATTTTGGGTGCTTTTGGTGAGCGAAAGATCGCATGGGATTAGGTATCGGAGACCGATAACGCTGCAGATTACGCCCACCACACCATCGCTACCTGTAGATTTGGCGGGCTGTGCCGACGACCCGGAGTTGGCAGGGCTGGCTAGCTTGGTGGCGCTGTTCAGGCCGTTGGATACGGGGTTCATGGCGTTGTTGAACCAGGAGGTGACAATGACCTCGAGCAGCGCATTTGGGAGTCCGGCGATGGTGGCGGGGCCGTTGGATGTGGTGGAAAGAGCGATTGCGGAGGCGGTGCCTGGTCCTAGCCCGGGTTCGGGTCCGGGATTGAGTTCAGGTCCGGTTTCCCTCCCGTCCATGTCGCCAGATGGACACCTGATGGATTCGATCATGTGTGTTTCTTCCCctccacgaccaccaccatctcctcctcctcctcctcctcctccaaacacAACGaccccttccctccttcccacTACCTCTAGCCACTTCCACACAACCCAAATCGCCAACCTGAAAATCACCCAACTCTGGCTGCGCGTGATCCTCTGGCAGATCCGCTTACGCATCGGGTTATTgatccctcctccttccgcCCCCCCGGTAGCTTCCCCTGCTACCATCAAGGAATCACTAAcctaccaccaccccctctcCATCGCTCACCAACTCGTCCAAGTCACCAAATCCTTGCCTCTAGAAAGCATTCGTGTGCACGGCGTCGGGTTGACGGAGAAGGTTTTTGATGTCGCTTGTGCCATGGTGGATGTACTTGCCAAGGTGCCTTTGGAGGATCGGAGGAGGTTTGCTGGGCCGACGGCGACGGGGTCGTTGCTAGAGGTACTGACAAGGGAACggcaggaggaagaggaaagggaggatTTGGAGTGGATCAGGGGGTTGATTCATCGGTTACCGGGTGGGAGCGCTATTTATAACGATTTGTTGGGGAAACATATTGCTGGTGTGTTGCCGGATTGGGGGTTGAGGGTGGGTTAA